TTTTGCCAGTAAACAGAGGCCAGGATGATTTCCTTATCCCTCTTACCAACACTGTCGTGCCAGCTCAGACCCTGCTTTCCCTGGAGTCTGGAGACACCGAGCCTGGGATCCCCACCCTCCTCACGGCCCTGGCAAGGAGCAGAGGCTCCCTCCCTTCTGAGGAGGGAAACAGCAGAGGAAGTTAATCTCCCACAGGAACATCTGATGCCTTGAGgaggctgacctagaacagagacgGGACAGagataaagaataaagtagggatttattaggaggcctcaatggatccaccttgggcaggACAActcaaaatggtcacaaaatggatgaccAGCCGTggggtctcacacttttataagttttggtccatttgcatatttgAGCTAATTGTCTAATTACAGCTTTTGGTTATGAAGTTCCatccttcttcttttctctcttcagcccacgctgtttgtgctcttgggcctgagatctGGATTAGCTGTCTTtgggtccccagctagagaaggaattgttttgtctacttATTCTGTGtgagagctcaccatcccctgatgtgaagcccagacccacacactaaagcagctcagaatctgaaaaatagaaaagccaaacctgaggcatcacatCAGTGCTGAGGCCTCTGAGCAGACCCCAGGCTGAAGCTCTGCTTCCATCACTTGTGTTTGTATCCCCCTCTGAAACCTGACTCACCCATGTCAGTCCCACCAGCTGCTTCCAATCTTCTGCACAGGATTGCTCTGTGCTATAAACTTCAGCTTTCCAAACACAAGCATCATCAGTTAAGCAAAAGCTTTAGATAGGATTGCTGAACACCAGGCTGGGAGTCCAAGCAGCACAGGGCATATCTTCCCTGTGTCAGCAGACACCTTGtgtattttcagtgctgtcAGAAACAAACCACTCCTTGATATTccagagaggggggaaaagtcTTCTAGAAGTGGTGGTGAagctaatatttttaaaagacccTTCTGAGAACTTGCCAGCCTCCTGGGGGAGCTTGTCAACATCTCCCACATTAAATGAAAGCCACTTTAAAATCCACAGGGGTTTTGAAGAAAAGCTGGAACATATCaaagctgcagggatggcaaGCTTCACAACGTGCACAATACATCAACACTTCCAGGCAGTAAATCCTCCCCAGCCTCAGGGGAGCTCTCAGCCCCCCAGAGTAAGCCCTTTCCTAATTTATCTCTAAAATGAACTGCTAATCTCCTCTCTAAACTTGACAGCTGTCCTGCATGCACTCAAACCCCTCTGTGCTTAAATCCTTCTATCGTTCTTGTTAAGTCACTTGTTAGATCATTTTTGCTTTGATacgaagaaaaaaaatctttcctccAGCCCCAAACAAAGGCCTCACTcacctgcagctggcacagccccagatTTCATACATATATATGAGTGTGTGTATTCCCAGGAGCAATCTTGGACCTTACAAATCCCTGTGGCCAGTGGGAGCTCCCCAAGCAGATTTCTCAGACCCCAGCAGATCTGGtggctccctgtgctcagaTCAGCTCGAAATTCTGACACAGTTTCTCTCTGCACTGAGGGAGCAGAGAACTTTccccctggctgggcagagcttggCCTGTGGTGCTGAACTCACAGTGCCAACAGCTGTTTGTttgtcactgctgctccaggtgagAGCTTGCCAGGGttgctgtgcagccctgccacGAGAACTCACACGAGACACCCCCAAGGCACCTGTGCTCCTACACTGCCCAAGCCCTGACAAGGGGTCCTAAAGGGGACTTTGGCACAGTCAGAAATAATCCCAATTCCAGCTGAGGACAGCAGCAGTTTTTCATGCAGTTCTCAGTGCTGCAAATGTAGAACATTTCAAAGCACACCACAACACCAATCcttcccagaagcagctgtTCATCCATTAGCTCTTCTTGACCACatattttgtttgctgcttGAAACTGATGAGGAGTTTCACCAAGACATTGATTCATTCCAATGTCAACAGTGGgattccctgctctgggaccaGCACTGTGCCTGGGTGACCCCAATCAGCTGGCACGAGCTTGGTGCAAGCCTGACAATGCCTGACAGCTCTGAAGGGACCTGAGTGGAGCTGTTGAGTCTTTGCTCAACACCTGGAACATGCAGGTCCATGGGCAAAAGTCTGGACAAAGAAAGTAATGAAATAAGTCCTGCAACACACCCCAAACACTTGGATTGCCAAGGCatgtgagctgtgctgagctgttgGTCAAACAGGGGATGCTGTTACTGCAGTGCTGGTGACAGGTGTCTGTCCTTCACAATATTTTCCCCAGTGAGGATGTTTTTTTATGCTGCTCCAGGTTCTTCATCACAACACAGGGTCATTTAACTCTCTGCCTGTAGCTACACACACTTCTACAGCAGTGATGTGAAATTATTCTCTCTGCCTCCTAAAATGTCTACAGAAGATGAGATACAACAATTGCTCCAGGAAGTGATGCTCAGCCACTCTGACTGATcaccctgtgccctgtcacccatctgtcacctctgccattccctgctggctccagtgCAAATCAGGCCCTGGAACACTCCAGTGAAGAGGGCAAAGGTTTGTCACATAACTGCATCTCAGAGatgagctctgggctgagccTGACACCCCATGACAGTGAAATGTCCCTGTGGTCCCCCAGTGCAGAACCGTGTCCCACACAATGTGGTCTGGAACAGAACTTCCTCTGTGAATGTTTTCAGTACTGAAGGGAGTCCCAGTGAGTTTCAGACAGAGAATTCATGCTCTGAAACTCTGattccagccagctctgctccctgcagccatccCTGTTGTTCCCTGGTCCTTGGCACACCCACTTCCCAGGTATTtcatggggctggggaggcagaTCCAGcccccagggaggaattcctgatACCTGAGCTTATGAAACCTGCCCGTTGCAgatgcaaacaaaacacactggAAAGCTGCTTTACCTGCCAGAGGAGCATCTGTTAGACTGACAAATCAGGGCCGTGCACAGGGGAGAGATATTTACTGCTGACAAAACCCACccaccctgctcagcccagcagctctcaccaGGGGCTGGAAATTAATAGGATCTTTGCATTGTCAGCTCCTCTTGCCCAAATGGAAAAGCACACCTGATACTTCCCGAAGGAGGATCTGGTTTCTGGGTGGCCTGACTGGATGGGAACCATCAGGGCAGCAAAGGGGGGTTTGCATCTCCCCACCACAGTCCCttgtcctgcagcacagcacctgcccTGCAAGGACTGAGCAGAGGGGTGAGGGCTGGGCTACCAAAACCTGGGCTCAGCAGGCCCAGCAGTGGGTGCTGAGGGAcactgctgcctgtcctgctgcccagggtgtcTGTCCATCCTCCCACTGCACACAGAGCACTCACAGGCACAGCATAGCCAGGCCCATCCCTTCCTAGAGTTCAATATTCCAGACTGCTtccccacaccagagcagcacTCCAGTGAGGGCTGTAACTCACCTGAGACCCCAGCCACACCTTCTCTAATTCAATTAATTAAAACCCACTTCTAAAAGGGGTGTAAGAGGAGATCCCCTCTGCCCCACACAACTTATTTGCACAGTGGGAAGGCACCTGCTGCCCCATTTATCTCCATGAGCTTACAAGGCTCCCTCCCATCGGTACAGCGCTAAACTTGTTCTGTGCCCGCAGCGCTCTGCGGCGGGGGGCGATTCCCCCCTGTCAGTGCCGGGCCCTCGGAGCGGCACCGCCCGGACCTGTGCCTTGTCGGGTCCGACTCGCACAGGCTGCTCCCGGATCATCCTGGGGCTCCGCTGCCGCTCCCCGTCCCGATCCTCCTGTCCCGGTCTCGATCCCGCTCCTGATTCCGGTTCCAGTCCCAATCCCGATCTCTGTCCCGATCCCACTCCTGATTCCTGTGCCGGTGCCAGTCCCGATCTCCATACCCATCCCCGGTCCCgatctccatccccatcccagtccccgTCCCCATTCCGGTCCCCGTCCCCCGGTCCCCGGTCCCGGTCCTGATCCTAGTCCCGATCCCGATCCCCATCCTAGTTCCGGTCCCGCTCCTGATTCTGGTCTCAGTCCCAGTCCCGATCTCTATCTTGATCCCACTCCTGATTGCCAGTCCCGATCTCCATCCCCGTTCCCGATCTCGTTCCCGAGCCCCATCTgtgtcccggtcccggtcccggtcccggtcccggtcccggtcccggtcccggtcccggtcccggtccggtcccggtcccggtcccggtcccggtcccgccGCACCTGCGGGACCGGAGCGCGCCCCGACCGCAGCTGAGCCACGCCCCCTCCGCCGCTCAGCCAATGATCGCGAGGGAGCTCTGGCCGACAGCCAATGGGAGCGCGGCAGCCGCGCCCCCGCCCCCTACTTGAGGCGCTCCGCGCGGCCGCGCGATCGCAGAGGCGGCGGACGGGAGCGGCCGCGGGCTCGGAGCGCCCGGTGCTGCCCCGCACCTGAGGCGGGGCCGCTCCCATGGAGGCATTCCCGGGCAccaagctggagcagcaccGGCACCTCCCGCCCGTGGAGTGCCTGCCGGGTGCCCGCTACGGCGGCCGGAGCCACAGCGCCTGCGGGAACGTCTTCAACTCCTGGAACGACTACCTGGGGCTGGCCACGCTCATCACCAAGGCCGTGCGGCCCGGCAAGGGCTTCGGCCCCGAGCCCCCCTCGGTGGTGGTAGCGGCCGCCGTGCCGCCggccgaggaggaggaggaagaggaggaggaggaagaagaggcgGCGGGGCCGTACTTCGAGGGCGCGCTGGACTTGCACGACCTGGAGCTGTGCGggcatcaccaccaccaccatcacggcgaggggctgctggaggagcgCTTCGCCGAGTTCAGCCCCTTTCCCGggcgcggcggccccgccgccgtGGTGTTCGACTGCTCGGGGGAGCACCCGGGCCGGGAGGGCTCTGCCCACGCCTGGGGCGGCGTGGTGGTGGCGGGGCGGCTGCCGGCGCACCCGCGGGCCGCCTCCCGCCTGCTCAAGCCCGAGCTGCAGGTCTGCGTCTTCTGCCGGAACAACAAGGAGGCGGTGGCCCTCTACACCACGCACATCCTCAAAGGACCCGACGGCCGCGTCCTGTGCCCGGTGCTGCGGCGCTACACCTGCCCCCTGTGCGGCGCCAGCGGCGACAATGCCCACACCATCAAGTACTGCCCCCTGTCCAAAGTGCCGGCGGCCCGGCAGCTCCGGCACGCCCGGACCGCGCTGGGCAGGAAGGGCCGCTAGCGGCCGGGACCCCCGGGGCTCGCCCCGCGCCCCCCAGCGCTGACACTGCCCCGGTCCCGGCCCCGGACCCTGCCCCGGGGCGGCCGCTGCGCGCTGGAACGCGCGGAGCCCGGCGCCGGGCACGGGCACTGCGAGGCGGAGATGCgctgtgtttgtttattgtaagaaaaaatatatctatatgtGATTTTTATGGAGACGGCGAGGTCTGACTGGGTGGGGGTGCGCGGGGGGTCCGGCGGTTCAACCCGCGGCCGGGGAGGTGGCGGGGTCCCGGTGCCCGCGGCCGGGGGCTCCCGGTGCCCGCGGCGGGGCAGCGCCGCCTTCTGCCCCCGGCCGGCCCGAGCGCTCCGTGCGGCGGGAGAGCTGCTCTTCATCGCCAGCTAATAGCAGGGTATTAATTAGGGTACAACACTCCGCCCTTCAGCTCTTAAAGCAAACATCCCAGCGGTTTCCTTGGCCGGTATTAAAACCGGTGTGCAAATCGCCATCGAAGCTGCTCTCGGTGATTCGCTCCTGCTTCCCGGAATCGCAGCATCCGAGCGGTCAGCCTTCCTCCGGTGGGCACCGATGGCGCTGGTCTCGCTGGTCCCCGTGTGGAATACGCAGCTTTAGGGAAGGTCTGAGGGGAGAAAACATCCAAGTGCGTGTTTGAAAACGTGCTGACTCTGGGCTAGAGAGCAAACCGAGCCCTTGCTGCCGgcagaaaggcaggagaaaggCAGTGGAGCAAGCTTTGATGCAGCTGTGTTTGTGGTGGAGAATGGGGGAAGCCTGCTTGAAAGAGACCTGGACAAAGCAGAAAGCTGTGACTGTAGGAGAATGGAAGAAAGGGAGGTTGTTTGTTTTCAAGAGTTCAGAGAATGTGGCTTTAACTCCTTGCAAGTAAAAGAGATCTACCCATGTGGATAACAAATATCCTTAACTCTACACAGACTGTTCAAAGCATAAGAATTAGGCTGAAGTCCTGGACCACTCTGGGTGATGGCAGTTCCTTGGTACTGAATATCAGCCAGGGTTATATCACTTCTAATcccaaagtgaaaaaaaaaggcttttttttttttggttcgTTTGTCTGTTCCTTGTTGCTATtttcatttggggttttttgtttgtttttaattaaggtttttgttgggttttttttttgtttggtttgttttgagttttttggttgtttgtttttgggtttagttttttggggggctttttgtTACCCAGAGGtaggacaaggagcagcagcagtttggagTTTAAGAGTACTCTGGAGCAGAGAGATGGGTGCTGGAGTTTTCAGGGCAGAGGGTCACACTGCTGTGAAGCAGAGAGGTGAAGAGAGCCTTGTGGAGGAACTCTGGGACATCACCAGGAAGATGAGAAAGGAGATGGGACAGAAAAAGGGAACTAGGAAAGTGAGGAGTAATGCACACTTGAGTGGTTTCCTTTTGAAAAGCTGCTCAGCAGGGTGGCAGATGGGgtcaggagagcaggacagtCAAGGAGGGAGTCAAAACATgtgtgggatgggctggggatgAGGACCCAGGGTTCATTAGTCACTGCTGTTGACTCCCAGCCACAGCAATTAGGAGGGAGAATCTGATTTTTTGTGGAAGTGTTCCCTTAAATCTCCATCAGATGGCTCCAAAGATGGTGTCAGGTCTAATTATCAAATGCAGTGGGGTTTGCATTAAGTAACACTCAGTGGCTGCAGCTATCCTTGTGCTAAATACATTACATTTTGTCTCCTGCTCTATGGGGAGTGCACCACAGGCTCCTCGAAGCTGTTCAAGTTagatgtgtttggttttgtgatTCCTGGTCCACGTGGGTTTAATTTGTGTCCATCACACATTAGAATCGAGCTCCTGTGTGATGCTGTGGGAAGAGTTTTCTTCTGTACTTTTGTTACCTCCTTGTGGGAAGTTTGAAGATCCTTATATACATTTTAATGCAGTTGACTGTTACTGGACACAAAAGCAAGAAAGATCAAAGAGAAAACCTGTCTCGGGTGTTTTCTGAGGGTTAACTGGCCGGGCTGGATTGGAGGTGTTTGCCATGACCCTgcccctcctctctgctctttccattcagctgctgtgcagcaccagccctgtAGCAAGGCCTGAAATCCCTCAGGATAACAGCAGATCCTGTGTCCTGGATGGCACTGGccttctgcagagcctgtgtgAGAGGAGAACTTGTGTCCACAGCCTGTAGCTCCTGGTTCTgttctgcagggagctgcagccttgctctggaaaggccaggagctgcctggcctCGCTGCTACCCGGCACTGGGCATCTCATCAAAGGCTTCACAGGTAAAGTGGAAGAGTAACAGCTTCAAGACCAGTTGGGGGTGGGGgaggtacaaaaaaaaaaaccaaaaacaaacctcAGACTACTGCAGAAAGATGACAGGATTCAGCAAAAGCCAGCCTGACAGCAAGGCTCTTCAGTTACTTTATGTAATCATTCAACAGGACAGCTTGCCCTTTAAAGATTTACAAGTGTGAGTCTAACAAAGACCAAACCTTAAaggattttttggttgtttttttgaaGTAAGCTCCTGTGATTTCTGGTGTACCAGCACACTCCTTGTGGCACTGAGTGAGCAGAAAGATGCTTGTTCTTGGTCACTCTGAAAAGGTTATTACAATAGACAGTGTTTGTATTGCTACTTTGACTCCTTAAATACAGGGAATTGTTTGTATTAGTAATTTAAATTCTAGGAACAGCAAAGAGCTTAATCTGAAATCTATGGAAAGTAAGATCCTATTTTCACTCTTCTACAGGCATTTGCAAATCAAAATATTATGGTCACCTGTTTAAACTTGTGCATGTAAGTCATGGAATCTTTTCTATAGTGATAGTCTGGCAAGAGGAGGAACATAATATTGAATAATCATGCTCAGCTGGTGCTAGTTTTGGCAAAAAAGTAAGCTACTTCTAATTAGAAACTACTTTCAGGTGTATAGGAAACTTGATTCAGCTGAAGTCAGGTAAGTCTGGGCCCATCTTCAGTGGAAATTCTGTTTGGGCAGGTTGCTGTCACTCTGCTGACCAGTGCCTCAGGTAGATGCCATAGGACCAAACCACAACAGCtataaaatgtccttttttttaatttattttttttttcagtgccaGT
The nucleotide sequence above comes from Molothrus ater isolate BHLD 08-10-18 breed brown headed cowbird chromosome 8, BPBGC_Mater_1.1, whole genome shotgun sequence. Encoded proteins:
- the NANOS1 gene encoding nanos homolog 1, with the translated sequence MEAFPGTKLEQHRHLPPVECLPGARYGGRSHSACGNVFNSWNDYLGLATLITKAVRPGKGFGPEPPSVVVAAAVPPAEEEEEEEEEEEEAAGPYFEGALDLHDLELCGHHHHHHHGEGLLEERFAEFSPFPGRGGPAAVVFDCSGEHPGREGSAHAWGGVVVAGRLPAHPRAASRLLKPELQVCVFCRNNKEAVALYTTHILKGPDGRVLCPVLRRYTCPLCGASGDNAHTIKYCPLSKVPAARQLRHARTALGRKGR